One genomic segment of Oreochromis aureus strain Israel breed Guangdong linkage group 9, ZZ_aureus, whole genome shotgun sequence includes these proteins:
- the LOC120442011 gene encoding zinc finger protein 239-like isoform X1, producing the protein MSSTQKDQHGARSQRSQEADKPHRRTGEKIYSCDECGKDFTQKTHLKHHQFIHTGERPFICDLCGKSFRQPANLKKHQVIHSGVKPYSCDECGKAFAVRGNLRRHQVTHSETKAYSCDICGKTFTHLAYRNTHLRIHTRQDVYCCDQCGKPFVTYYELQHHMLTHTEERPYKCDLCDKAFKEPHSLRRHEQIHIRKKLYKCSYCEKQSDTDGSTSQPCRHCGGGKALRCDLCGKTFNNEKSLKLHQRRHTGDKMNYCKECGRGFPTPSALKEHELYHSGVKKHVCDQCGSSFTTADHLKVHKRVHTGEKPYKCRYCDRSFSYSGSRNKHERTHIEGNFSCDQCDKSFKNLSSYSTHKRSHAVNKLFHCYQCAKTFTSLSALHKHQRDHDNG; encoded by the exons atgagctcaacacaaaag gaccaacatggagcgagaagtcagcgctctcaggaggccgacaaacctcacagaagaacgGGAGAGAAAatatacagctgtgatgagtgtgggaaggattttactcAGAAGACTCACCTAAAACATCATCAGTTCATCCACACTGGGGAGAGACCATTCatctgtgacttgtgtggaaagtcttttagaCAGCctgcaaacttaaaaaaacaccaagtcatccacagtggagttaaaccatacagctgtgatgagtgtggtaAAGCTTTTGCTGTCAGAGGCAACTTACGGCGTCATCAAGTTACCCACTCTGAAACTAAGGCGTACAGCTGCGACATTTGTGGGAAAACTTTCACTCATCTAGCATACCGAAATACTCACCTACGCATCCACACTAGACAAGATGTTTACTGCTGCGATCAGTGTGGGAAACCGTTTGTGACATACTACGAATTACAGCACCACATGcttacccacactgaggagagaccttataaatgtgacctgtgtgataAGGCTTTTAAAGAGCCACATTCCCTGAGAAGACACGAACAGATCCACATCAGAAAgaaactctacaagtgcagttactgtgag aagcagagcgacacagatggatccacttctcaaccctgtcgtcactgtggtggtgggaaagcgTTGCgttgtgacctttgtggaaaaactttcaatAATGAAAAGAGCCTAAAGCTACATCAACgcagacacactggagacaaaatgaactactgcaaagaatgtgggagaggtTTCCCCACTCCAAGTGCATTAAAAGAACATGAACTCTatcacagtggggttaaaaagcacgtctgtgaccagtgtgggtcatccttcaccactgcagaTCATCTTAAAGTGCAtaaacgagtccacacaggagagaaaccatacaagtgcagataCTGTGACAGAAGCTTCTCGTATTCAGGGAGTCGTAACAaacatgaacgtacacacattGAAGGGaacttcagctgtgaccagtgtgacaagagcttcaagaatctcagttcatactccacacacaaacgatcccacgctgtaaataaactgtttcactgttaccaatgtgcaaaaacattcacttcattatctgctctgcacaaacatcagcgtgatcatGACAATGGCTGA
- the LOC120442011 gene encoding zinc finger protein 709-like isoform X2 gives MSSTQKDQHGARSQRSQEADKPHRRTGEKIYSCDECGKDFTQKTHLKHHQFIHTGERPFICDLCGKSFRQPANLKKHQVIHSGVKPYSCDECGKAFAVRGNLRRHQVTHSETKAYSCDICGKTFTHLAYRNTHLRIHTRQDVYCCDQCGKPFVTYYELQHHMLTHTEERPYKCDLCDKAFKEPHSLRRHEQIHIRKKLYKCSYCEQSDTDGSTSQPCRHCGGGKALRCDLCGKTFNNEKSLKLHQRRHTGDKMNYCKECGRGFPTPSALKEHELYHSGVKKHVCDQCGSSFTTADHLKVHKRVHTGEKPYKCRYCDRSFSYSGSRNKHERTHIEGNFSCDQCDKSFKNLSSYSTHKRSHAVNKLFHCYQCAKTFTSLSALHKHQRDHDNG, from the exons atgagctcaacacaaaag gaccaacatggagcgagaagtcagcgctctcaggaggccgacaaacctcacagaagaacgGGAGAGAAAatatacagctgtgatgagtgtgggaaggattttactcAGAAGACTCACCTAAAACATCATCAGTTCATCCACACTGGGGAGAGACCATTCatctgtgacttgtgtggaaagtcttttagaCAGCctgcaaacttaaaaaaacaccaagtcatccacagtggagttaaaccatacagctgtgatgagtgtggtaAAGCTTTTGCTGTCAGAGGCAACTTACGGCGTCATCAAGTTACCCACTCTGAAACTAAGGCGTACAGCTGCGACATTTGTGGGAAAACTTTCACTCATCTAGCATACCGAAATACTCACCTACGCATCCACACTAGACAAGATGTTTACTGCTGCGATCAGTGTGGGAAACCGTTTGTGACATACTACGAATTACAGCACCACATGcttacccacactgaggagagaccttataaatgtgacctgtgtgataAGGCTTTTAAAGAGCCACATTCCCTGAGAAGACACGAACAGATCCACATCAGAAAgaaactctacaagtgcagttactgtgag cagagcgacacagatggatccacttctcaaccctgtcgtcactgtggtggtgggaaagcgTTGCgttgtgacctttgtggaaaaactttcaatAATGAAAAGAGCCTAAAGCTACATCAACgcagacacactggagacaaaatgaactactgcaaagaatgtgggagaggtTTCCCCACTCCAAGTGCATTAAAAGAACATGAACTCTatcacagtggggttaaaaagcacgtctgtgaccagtgtgggtcatccttcaccactgcagaTCATCTTAAAGTGCAtaaacgagtccacacaggagagaaaccatacaagtgcagataCTGTGACAGAAGCTTCTCGTATTCAGGGAGTCGTAACAaacatgaacgtacacacattGAAGGGaacttcagctgtgaccagtgtgacaagagcttcaagaatctcagttcatactccacacacaaacgatcccacgctgtaaataaactgtttcactgttaccaatgtgcaaaaacattcacttcattatctgctctgcacaaacatcagcgtgatcatGACAATGGCTGA
- the LOC116335714 gene encoding zinc finger protein 726-like → MDSTQKDQHGERSQCSQEADKPHRRKAEETYSCDECGKDFIGQSNLKCHQLIHTEERQFSCDLCEKSFTKPEHLKTHQLIHCNVKALSCDQCGRVFTQCSSSPMYQVTHPGIKVEDCDMCGKTFSQLGYQNIQLPIHTLHGDYYCDQCGKKCATDTELHHHVFTHTMERPYKCDLCNKAFTTLRLLKKHQQIHSRKKLYKCSYCEKQSDTDGSSSQPCHRCGGGKAFRCDLCGKTFNQQRCLKLHQRRHTGDKMNYCKECGKGFPTPSELKIHELCHSGVKKHVCDQCGSSFTTACDLKKHKRVHTGEKPYTCRHCDKSFSQSSCRNLHESTHVKGNFSCDQCDKSFMNLSSYSKHKRSHAVNKLFHCYQCAKTFTSLSALHNHRRDHAGL, encoded by the exons ATGGattcaacacaaaag gaccaacatggagagAGAAGTCAgtgctctcaggaggccgacaaacctcacagaagaaaggcagaggaaacatacagctgtgacgagtgtgggaaggattttattGGGCAGTCCAACCTGAAATGTCATCAACTCATCCACACTGAAGAGAGACAATttagctgtgacttgtgtgaaAAATCTTTTACTAAGCCtgaacacttaaaaacacaccaactcatacACTGCAACGTTAAAGCGCTCAGCTGCGATCAGTGCGGCAGAGTTTTCACTCAGTGTAGCAGCTCACCGATGTATCAAGTTACCCACCCTGGAATTAAGGTGGAGGACTGTGACatgtgtggaaaaactttcagccagTTAGGATACCAAAATATACAACTACCCATTCACACTCTACATGGTGATTACTACTGTGATCAATGTGGCAAAAAGTGCGCAACAGACACAGAATTGCACCACCACGTGTTTACACACACTATggagagaccttataaatgtgacctgtgtaaTAAGGCTTTTACAACTCTACGGCTCctgaaaaaacaccaacagatccacagcagaaagaaactctacaagtgcagttactgtgag aagcagagcgacacagatggatccagctctcaaccctgtcatcgctgtggtggtgggaaagcgTTTCgttgtgacctttgtggaaaaactttcaatCAGCAGCGGTGCCTAAAATTACATCagcgtagacacactggagataaaatgaactactgcaaagaatgtgggaaaGGCTTCCCCACACCGAGtgaattaaaaatacatgaactctgtcacagtggggttaaaaagcacgTCTGTGACCaatgtgggtcatccttcaccactgcatgTGACCTTAAAAAGCAtaaacgagtccacacaggagagaaaccatacacgtgcagacactgtgacaagaGCTTTTCACAATCAAGTTGTCGTAACCTTCATGAGAGTACACACGTTAAAGGGAACTttagctgtgaccagtgtgacaaaagcttcatgaatctcagttcatactccaaaCACAAGCGATCCCACGCTgttaataaactgtttcactgttaccaatgtgcaaaaacattcacttcattatcaGCTCTGCACAACCATCGGCGTGATCATGCAGGACTGTGA